From the genome of Methanobrevibacter sp., one region includes:
- a CDS encoding DUF530 domain-containing protein, with translation MPESVLVNKAETFLKEISNDSISLENIEDFDNFKNLYFKLDDRLDTLQSLKDDMDAQGYTTPFTSLSKYGTKSVGDVDMGEIAESSRHNKIFRMKANAKKNILDRVKSAIDSHKIAIGNLEQFGYVKCNSCYKKYSMSEYKQMDARCSCSSTGFTFKIKKEATHRIEIIPYLPLSGNYMVLRSELGASGRDSLKQVLNILKQERRGVVKTIALVIRFRDKNNRLIRKNITLDSEYINDYEDEVRRIYGKDVRIEALRFHRTKPAIIDDKHARTALAIAYVRYGNEIIENIKDEILKRRLTDFKRINRYDEILDKYKNEIPDFIDPYDTEAIDRWRNNQINENFRRLGFYDRFGNIKRSLSRDLKVRENIFKNILKNIASTLILWDIFRYYLTTSNNSRKIDIGPFPYIRVELDREQRKVFQTTHAKVIETLNEFTSIKIIPVYEMDLLLYEKFKFEKLIKNSNIKFNSVALGAALINENSDIDLEIISNAFNINESRVKKELKNIDNIRNPKSDKSKKFLDLIKK, from the coding sequence ATGCCAGAATCTGTCCTAGTAAATAAAGCCGAGACCTTTTTAAAAGAAATATCAAATGATTCAATTAGTCTTGAGAATATTGAAGATTTTGATAATTTCAAAAATCTCTATTTTAAGCTAGATGACAGACTGGACACCTTACAAAGCCTTAAAGATGATATGGATGCACAGGGATACACCACTCCTTTCACATCCTTAAGCAAATACGGCACAAAATCCGTTGGCGATGTGGATATGGGGGAGATTGCTGAAAGCAGCCGCCATAATAAGATATTTAGAATGAAGGCAAACGCCAAGAAAAATATTCTTGACAGGGTAAAATCAGCTATTGACTCACATAAAATCGCAATCGGAAATCTCGAACAGTTCGGATACGTTAAATGCAATTCATGCTATAAGAAGTATTCCATGAGCGAATATAAACAGATGGATGCAAGATGCAGCTGCTCAAGCACAGGATTTACATTTAAAATAAAAAAAGAGGCAACACATAGAATAGAAATAATTCCGTACCTGCCCCTGTCCGGAAACTATATGGTTCTCAGAAGCGAACTTGGAGCCAGCGGCAGAGACTCCTTAAAGCAGGTTTTAAACATTCTAAAACAGGAACGCAGAGGAGTAGTTAAAACAATAGCTCTCGTCATCCGGTTCAGAGATAAAAACAACCGTCTGATTAGAAAAAACATCACATTGGATTCCGAATATATAAATGACTATGAGGATGAAGTCAGAAGGATTTATGGAAAGGATGTAAGGATAGAGGCTTTGAGGTTTCACAGAACAAAACCGGCAATCATCGACGATAAGCACGCCCGAACAGCACTGGCCATCGCTTATGTAAGATACGGCAATGAGATAATAGAAAACATTAAGGATGAAATTTTAAAGAGAAGGCTGACAGATTTCAAGCGTATCAACAGATACGACGAAATCCTGGACAAATATAAAAATGAGATTCCCGACTTCATAGACCCTTACGATACTGAAGCTATTGACAGATGGAGAAACAATCAGATTAACGAGAATTTCAGGCGCCTTGGTTTTTATGACCGATTCGGAAATATAAAAAGGTCTCTTAGCCGCGATTTGAAGGTACGGGAAAATATCTTTAAAAACATATTGAAAAACATTGCCTCTACCCTGATTTTATGGGACATCTTCAGATATTATCTTACAACATCCAACAATTCACGTAAAATCGACATCGGCCCATTTCCATATATCCGGGTGGAACTGGACAGGGAACAGAGAAAAGTATTCCAGACAACACATGCAAAAGTAATAGAAACCCTAAACGAATTTACCTCTATTAAGATAATTCCTGTTTATGAAATGGACCTTCTGTTATACGAGAAATTCAAATTTGAAAAACTCATCAAAAACTCCAATATCAAGTTTAACAGTGTTGCTCTTGGAGCAGCTTTAATAAATGAAAATTCAGATATTGATTTGGAAATCATCAGCAACGCGTTTAACATTAACGAATCAAGAGTTAAAAAGGAATTAAAAAACATCGACAATATCAGAAATCCGAAAAGCGACAAATCTAAGAAATTCCTGGATTTAATTAAGAAATAG